The following proteins are encoded in a genomic region of Coffea eugenioides isolate CCC68of chromosome 6, Ceug_1.0, whole genome shotgun sequence:
- the LOC113775971 gene encoding ER membrane protein complex subunit 1, which produces MAMAIRIRVLLLFLFFLSLSHLTFSLYQDQVGLMDWHQQYIGKVKHAVFHTQKAGRKRVVVSTEENVIASLDLRRGEIFWRHVLGSNDTVNELDIALGKYVITLSSGGKYLRAWNLPDGQMIWESFLPGSTASRSILSIPTNLKDGKDDLILVYGSGSLYAVSSIDGEVLWTKDLASEGIDVQQLIHRHGSNIIYALGFIGSSHFATFEINAKNGELLKHDKVRFTGGFCGDISFLKSDTAVALDSTRSSLVSVRFRDGEISIEQVHISDLLLDSSGVAAILPYKLIEMVAVKVKEFIIFVKLTNEGKFVVVDQIDHTAIISDSLSILEDQQAIALIQHGDNKIQLTVKLVSDWSNHLIKETIYMDCQRGLAQRIFLNNYVRTDRSSGFRALIVMEDHSLLLVQQREIVWSREDGLASIVEVTTSELPLEKDSVSVATVEHSLLEWLKGHVLKLKGTLMLANPDDIAAIQKLRLQSSEKNKMTRDHNGFRKLIIVLTRAGKLFALHTGDGQIVWSVLLNSLRKSQTCEAPNVLTLHQWQVPHHHALDENPSILVLGRCGPNLDSPGVYSIVDANTGKELNSVGPFHSIVQIIPLPHTDSREQRLHLLIDKDWHAHLYPRSPEALAIFQREVGNIYWYSVEADNGILRGHAAKENCILQLPDEYCFGTRNLWSIVFPSESERIIATATRKLNEAVHTQAKVVADQDVMYKYISKNLLFIATVAPQAAGDIGSVTPDESWLVVYLVDTITGRILHRMTHYGSQGPVHAVVSENWVVYHYFNLRAHRYEMSVIEIYDQSRADNKDVLKLVLGKHNLTSAISAYTRTEVVTKQQSYFFSHSVKAISTTSTAKGITSKQLLIGTVGDQVLALDKRFLDPRRTLNPTQAEKEEGIIPLTDSLPIIPQSYVTHALKVEGLRGIVTVPAKLESTTLVFAHGVDLFFTRLAPSKTYDSLTEDFSYALLLITIVALVVAIFVTWILSERKELQEKWR; this is translated from the exons ATGGCCATGGCGattaggattagggttttgcttctcttcctttttttcttatCGCTCTCTCACCTCACTTTCTCCCTCTATCAAGACCAAGTGGGTCTCATGGACTG GCATCAGCAGTACATAGGCAAGGTGAAGCACGCAGTTTTCCACACTCAAAAGGCCGGGCGGAAGCGCGTGGTGGTCTCCACAGAGGAGAACGTCATCGCTTCGCTCGATCTTCGCCGCGGAGAGATTT TTTGGAGGCATGTTTTGGGTTCTAATGACACCGTCAATGAGCTTGATATCGCCCTTGGAAAAT ATGTTATTACTCTGTCATCTGGTGGAAAATATTTAAGAGCTTGGAACCTGCCTGATGGGCAGATGATATGGGAATCATTTCTTCCGGGCTCAACAGCTTCAAGGTCTATATTATCCATTCCA ACAAATTTAAAAGATGGCAAGGATGATCTGATCCTGGTTTATGGTAGTGGGAGTCTCTACGCTGTTTCAAGCATTGATGGGGAAGTGCTTTGGACGAAAGATTTAGCATCTGAAGG CATTGATGTTCAGCAGTTGATTCATCGTCATGGAAGTAATATCATTTATGCTTTAGGATTTATTGGTTCTTCTCATTTTGCTACTTTTGAAATCAATGCAAAGAATGGGGAGTTGCTGAAGCATGATAAAGTTCGATTCACTGGTGGGTTCTGTGGGGACATTTCATTCCTCAAAAGTGACACTGCTGTGGCACTTGATTCCACTCGATCCTCTTTGGTATCAGTTCGCTTCCGGGATGGTGAAATTAGTATTGAACAAGTGCATATTTCAGATCTCCTTTTGGATTCATCAGGAGTTGCTGCAATTTTGCCTTATAAGCTTATTGAAATGGTTGCAGTAAAAGTAAAAGAGTTTATTATATTCGTAAAACTAACAAATGAAGGCAAGTTTGTGGTTGTGGACCAAATTGATCATACTGCAATTATTAGTGATTCTCTCTCAATCCTTGAAGATCAACAAGCCATTGCCCTGATTCAACATGGAGACAATAAGATTCAGCTTACTGTGAAACTCGTTAGTGACTGGAGTAACCATCTGATAAAAGAAACTATTTATATGGATTGTCAGAGAGGGCTCGCACAGCGGATTTTCCTCAACAATTATGTGCGAACAGACAGGTCATCAGGATTTAGGGCCTTGATTGTCATGGAAGACCATTCCCTTTTGTTAGTACAGCAAAGGGAAATTGTCTGGAGCAGGGAAGATGGGCTGGCTTCAATTGTTGAAGTCACAACATCAGAACTACCACTAGAGAAGGATAGTGTATCTGTTGCAACAGTGGAGCACAGCCTTTTGGAATGGCTTAAG GGGCATGTACTGAAGCTTAAAGGAACCCTTATGCTTGCAAACCCTGACGATATTGCAGCCATACAAAAACTGAGGCTACAAAGTTCCGAGAAGAACAAGATGACTCGAGATCACAATGGGTTTCGAAAACTGATCATTGTACTTACTCGAGCAGGGAAACTTTTTGCTTTGCACACAGGAGATGGGCAAATTGTGTGGTCTGTCTTGTTGAATTCTCTGCGCAAGTCACAAACATGTGAAGCTCCTAATGTTCTTACATTACACCAATGGCAAGTCCCTCATCATCATGCACTGGATGAGAACCCATCAATACTTGTGCTTGGTAGATGTGGACCTAATCTTGATTCCCCTGGTGTGTACTCCATTGTTGATGCAAACACAGGAAAGGAGCTTAATTCTGTTGGACCTTTTCATTCGATCGTGCAAATTATTCCTCTGCCACATACTGATTCCAGAGAGCAGCGTTTGCATCTATTGATAGATAAGGATTGGCATGCCCACTTATATCCCAGAAGTCCTGAGGCTCTTGCCATTTTTCAACGCGAGGTTGGAaacatttattggtattcagtGGAAGCTGATAATGGTATCTTAAGGGGACATGCAGCAAAGGAGAATTGCATTTTACAGCTGCCTGATGAATATTGTTTCGGCACGAGGAATCTGTGGTCAATTGTTTTCCCTTCAGAATCAGAAAGGATCATTGCAACTGCAACCAGGAAGTTGAATGAG GCAGTTCACACTCAAGCAAAAGTAGTAGCGGATCAGGATGTgatgtataaatatatatctAAGAATCTGCTCTTCATTGCAACTGTTGCTCCACAAGCAGCTGGAGATATTGGATCTGTCACCCCTGATGAATCTTGGCTGGTTGTTTATCTTGTTGACACCATAACTGGACGTATTCTGCATCGCATGACCCATTATGGTTCACAGGGTCCTGTCCATGCA GTCGTTAGTGAGAATTGGGTTGTTTACCACTACTTTAACCTTAGAGCTCACAGATATGAGATGTCTGTGATCGAAATTTATGATCAGTCTCGGGCG GACAACAAGGATGTCTTGAAGTTGGTTCTTGGGAAACATAATTTGACCTCAGCTATTTCAGCTTACACTCGTACAGAAGTCGTGACTAAACAGCAATCTTACTTTTTTTCCCACTCTGTGAAAGCAATATCCACAACATCCACGGCTAAAGGCATAACTTCCAAACAACTACTTATTGGTACTGTTGGTGATCAG GTTTTGGCACTTGATAAACGTTTCTTGGATCCTCGGCGAACACTTAACCCCACACAAGCTGAGAAAGAGGAAGGAATTATACCGCTTACCGATTCATTACCAATCATTCCACAG TCTTACGTGACGCATGCCCTTAAGGTGGAAGGCCTTAGAGGCATAGTAACTGTCCCTGCAAAGTTAGAGTCAACTACTCTCGTCTTTGCCCATGGGGTGGATCTCTTTTTTACCAGGCTTGCACCTTCGAAGACCTATGATTCTCTTACTGAAGACTTCAGTTACGCTCTCCTGCTCATTACAATTGTTGCACTTGTGGTGGCTATATTCGTGACTTGGATTTTGTCAGAAAGGAAGGAGCTGCAGGAGAAGTGGAGATGA